One genomic segment of Mycolicibacterium chubuense NBB4 includes these proteins:
- a CDS encoding nitroreductase: MTGSPTLAEIVTRRHSTRMFLPDRPVPIELLNECLALAMKAPSNSNVQPWRLFLATGARRDKLAAALAAEARAHPPVTMGLPDSFLPLRRELGALVYGSMGIARDDAEGRWTARLRNFEFFYPPVAGVVCMHRDLGPADAVAVGMFVQTLLLALTERGLDSCVQVSTTLYPDLVREQLDIPEELDLLCGLCIGYADPAFPANSLTIPRNDVAQNVVLVD; encoded by the coding sequence ATGACCGGATCACCGACGCTGGCCGAGATCGTGACTCGCCGGCATTCGACGCGAATGTTCCTGCCGGACAGGCCGGTTCCCATCGAGCTGCTGAACGAGTGCCTCGCACTGGCGATGAAAGCGCCGTCCAACTCCAACGTGCAGCCCTGGCGACTGTTTCTCGCGACGGGCGCCCGCCGGGACAAGCTGGCGGCGGCGCTGGCCGCCGAAGCCCGCGCGCACCCCCCGGTCACGATGGGGTTGCCCGACTCGTTCCTCCCGCTGCGACGAGAGCTCGGCGCCCTCGTCTACGGGTCGATGGGCATCGCGCGCGACGATGCCGAGGGACGATGGACCGCCCGATTGCGCAACTTCGAGTTCTTCTACCCGCCGGTGGCGGGCGTGGTCTGCATGCACCGCGACCTCGGACCCGCCGACGCGGTCGCGGTCGGGATGTTCGTACAGACGTTGCTGCTGGCGCTCACCGAACGCGGACTCGACAGTTGCGTGCAGGTGTCAACCACGCTGTATCCCGACCTCGTGCGTGAGCAGCTCGACATTCCCGAGGAGCTGGACCTGCTGTGCGGACTGTGCATCGGCTACGCCGACCCGGCGTTCCCGGCCAACAGCCTCACGATCCCGCGGAACGACGTCGCGCAGAATGTGGTCCTCGTCGACTGA
- a CDS encoding SDR family oxidoreductase encodes MNITVFGATGQVGAQVVALLTAAGQDVTAASRGSGVDAVSGAGVDGALANAEVVVDVLNSPTMADDAALAFFTATAANLTAAAKRAGVGHYVLLSIVGVDQLEGGGYVRGKVVQENAVAASGVPYTIVRATQFHELTEVITGSLVVGDEARVPDALIQPIASADVAAVLARTATERPANGVMDLAGPEPMSFADMAALVLAAQGKNLRVVVDPAATYFGTPVHTASLVPRGDAERAPHRLSDWLGAR; translated from the coding sequence ATGAACATCACGGTTTTCGGCGCCACCGGCCAGGTCGGCGCACAGGTGGTGGCGCTGCTGACCGCGGCGGGACAGGACGTGACCGCCGCGTCTCGCGGGTCGGGTGTCGACGCTGTGAGCGGTGCCGGGGTCGACGGCGCGCTCGCGAACGCCGAGGTCGTCGTCGACGTCCTGAACTCGCCGACCATGGCGGACGACGCCGCCCTGGCGTTCTTCACCGCGACCGCGGCCAACCTGACCGCGGCCGCGAAACGGGCCGGCGTGGGGCACTACGTCCTGTTGTCGATCGTCGGGGTCGACCAGCTCGAGGGCGGTGGCTATGTGCGAGGAAAAGTCGTGCAGGAGAACGCCGTTGCCGCCTCTGGCGTCCCGTACACGATCGTGCGCGCCACCCAGTTCCACGAGCTCACCGAGGTGATCACGGGCTCGCTCGTCGTCGGCGACGAGGCGCGCGTGCCCGATGCGCTGATCCAGCCGATCGCGTCGGCCGACGTCGCCGCCGTCCTCGCGCGGACGGCCACCGAGCGCCCCGCCAACGGCGTCATGGACCTCGCGGGTCCCGAGCCGATGTCCTTCGCGGACATGGCCGCGCTGGTGCTGGCCGCGCAGGGGAAGAATCTCCGAGTGGTGGTCGACCCGGCAGCCACATATTTCGGTACGCCGGTGCACACGGCGAGCCTGGTGCCCCGCGGCGACGCCGAGCGGGCACCGCACCGGCTGTCCGACTGGCTCGGCGCACGATGA
- a CDS encoding cupin domain-containing protein, translating to MTEAMDRIMAAMTVIQTVKPPSIPAGAEAMTAIVEWGPGDAGAPPHKHPAGPCFGYVLEGEMLFELEGEAPRVLKAGDAFWEPGGDVIHYSDGNNRPDVPLRFLVTMLCTPGEQMFVIVDDAELEARRDRRVGAGSR from the coding sequence ATGACAGAGGCAATGGACCGGATCATGGCGGCGATGACGGTCATCCAGACCGTGAAGCCGCCGAGCATCCCCGCCGGCGCGGAGGCGATGACCGCGATCGTCGAGTGGGGCCCCGGCGATGCGGGCGCGCCCCCGCACAAGCACCCCGCCGGACCCTGCTTCGGCTATGTGCTCGAAGGGGAGATGCTGTTCGAACTCGAGGGCGAGGCGCCCAGGGTGCTCAAGGCCGGGGACGCCTTCTGGGAGCCCGGCGGCGATGTCATCCACTACTCCGACGGCAACAACCGTCCAGACGTTCCGCTGCGCTTCCTGGTCACCATGTTGTGCACGCCGGGCGAGCAGATGTTCGTCATCGTCGACGACGCCGAACTCGAGGCGCGCCGCGATCGCCGGGTCGGCGCGGGATCCCGATGA
- a CDS encoding permease: MSLHTLAARARLSPGTAAGLLLCAAVFVVGLSWAKWMHYSSKAVDLGQTHRWPGSDILATGGVTAGDPPSWHAAATFFHAYVASIWPALVVALLLSAAVQAFLPPSWPARLLNRRSTLSSALAGGAAGMPSMMCTCCAAPVAATLRRNGVTPPAAVAYWLGNPLLNPAVLVFLLMVAPWQWSVTRLVIGLVTVIGAAAAVGLATRDPLAATPAPRPELVDRPGPGRFRPSPGRFAAALAKLALTLLPEYAILVLVIGAYRGRLLTITEPSHRGLLIVVVVSLVGVLVVLPTAGEIPILLSLAVLGASPGVLGALLITLPAVSLPGAAMVARSFGPKATAITAGVVVAAGLLSAAALSSLSSL; this comes from the coding sequence ATGTCCCTGCACACGCTGGCCGCTCGGGCTCGCCTCTCCCCCGGCACGGCCGCGGGTCTGCTGCTCTGCGCGGCCGTGTTCGTCGTGGGTCTTTCCTGGGCGAAGTGGATGCACTATTCGAGCAAGGCGGTCGACCTCGGTCAGACGCACCGGTGGCCCGGTTCGGACATCCTCGCCACGGGCGGTGTCACGGCGGGCGATCCCCCGAGCTGGCATGCCGCGGCGACGTTCTTCCACGCCTACGTCGCGTCGATCTGGCCGGCGCTGGTCGTCGCGCTCCTGCTCAGTGCCGCGGTCCAGGCCTTCCTGCCGCCGAGCTGGCCTGCCCGACTGCTCAACCGGCGCAGCACGCTGAGCAGCGCGCTGGCCGGCGGCGCGGCGGGCATGCCGTCGATGATGTGCACCTGCTGCGCGGCCCCGGTGGCTGCGACGTTGCGGCGCAACGGGGTAACGCCGCCCGCCGCGGTGGCGTACTGGCTCGGCAATCCCCTGCTCAACCCGGCGGTCCTCGTCTTCCTGCTCATGGTCGCCCCGTGGCAGTGGAGCGTCACCCGGCTGGTGATCGGCCTCGTCACCGTCATCGGCGCCGCCGCGGCGGTCGGGCTGGCAACGCGCGACCCCCTCGCGGCCACGCCCGCCCCGAGGCCGGAGCTCGTCGACCGGCCGGGCCCCGGACGGTTCCGGCCGTCGCCGGGGCGGTTCGCCGCCGCCCTGGCGAAGCTCGCCCTGACGCTGCTGCCCGAGTACGCGATCCTCGTCCTCGTCATCGGGGCGTACCGGGGCCGGCTTCTGACGATCACCGAACCGTCGCATCGCGGCCTGCTCATCGTGGTGGTGGTGAGTCTCGTGGGTGTTCTCGTCGTCCTGCCGACCGCGGGAGAGATCCCGATCCTGCTGTCGCTCGCCGTGCTCGGCGCATCGCCGGGCGTGCTCGGCGCACTGCTGATCACCCTGCCGGCCGTCAGCCTCCCCGGTGCGGCGATGGTCGCCCGCAGTTTCGGACCGAAGGCGACCGCGATCACCGCCGGTGTGGTCGTCGCTGCGGGCCTGTTGAGCGCGGCGGCGCTGAGCTCGCTGAGCAGCCTGTGA
- a CDS encoding threonine/serine ThrE exporter family protein, which translates to MEFDRSPGMARRRRALNFALRGRRDPASGAGQRRRVAGGMSDRHTRKVLDLTIRLAEVMLSSGSGTADVVATAHDVAQAYQLTDCVVDVFVTTIFVSAPPTADSPPVTIVRAVQARSTDYTRLSELDRLVGRITSGGVSVDEAHEAMDELTERPHPYPRWLATAGWAGFAFGIAMLLGGTWLTWILAAVSSALIDRVGRLLNRIGTPFFFQQAAGALIATLIAVAAYLFAGQGPTALVATGIVMLLAGLTLVGSVQDALTGYMLTAVARLGDVVFLTLGIVVGILAGLQIASVAGIHIELHVDATEYFVLPNQPLSIVLAVCGAALAGACLTIASYARPRSVVTAAIAAGLAELVLIGLGSNGFGQVVATGTGAVGVGLLATLISIRRQAPALVTATAGITPMLPGMAVFRAVFYFAVERDFAAGMAQALAAAATALAIGAGVVMGELIGSPLRYRAGRLGDFLRVEGPPGLRRAVGNVVALRPAAAAQPARATHQRSWSVALEPASSESASSELEADESGGSAGADDGESAER; encoded by the coding sequence ATGGAGTTCGATCGATCCCCCGGGATGGCCCGCCGCCGACGCGCGCTGAACTTCGCGCTGCGCGGGCGCCGCGACCCCGCGTCGGGCGCGGGTCAGCGCCGCCGGGTGGCGGGGGGAATGAGCGACCGGCACACCCGCAAGGTGCTGGACCTGACCATCCGGCTCGCCGAGGTGATGCTGTCCTCCGGCTCGGGCACCGCCGACGTCGTCGCGACCGCCCACGACGTGGCCCAGGCGTATCAGCTCACCGACTGCGTGGTCGACGTCTTCGTCACCACCATCTTCGTGTCGGCGCCGCCCACGGCGGACAGTCCACCGGTCACCATCGTGCGTGCGGTGCAGGCCCGCTCGACGGACTACACCCGGCTCTCCGAGCTCGACCGCTTGGTCGGACGCATCACCTCCGGCGGGGTGTCGGTCGACGAGGCGCACGAAGCGATGGACGAACTGACCGAACGGCCGCACCCGTACCCGCGGTGGCTCGCGACCGCGGGCTGGGCCGGCTTCGCGTTCGGTATCGCCATGCTGCTCGGCGGGACCTGGCTGACGTGGATCCTGGCCGCGGTGTCGTCGGCGCTGATCGACCGCGTCGGCCGGCTGCTGAACCGCATCGGCACCCCCTTCTTCTTCCAGCAGGCGGCCGGCGCCCTGATCGCGACGCTGATCGCGGTCGCCGCCTACCTGTTCGCCGGTCAGGGGCCCACCGCCCTGGTGGCCACCGGCATCGTGATGCTGCTGGCCGGGCTCACGTTGGTTGGGTCGGTGCAGGACGCGCTGACCGGATACATGCTCACCGCGGTGGCCCGGCTCGGCGACGTGGTCTTCTTGACCCTCGGCATCGTGGTGGGCATCCTCGCGGGGCTGCAGATCGCGTCGGTGGCGGGCATCCACATCGAGCTCCACGTCGATGCCACCGAATACTTCGTGCTGCCCAACCAGCCGCTGTCGATCGTCCTGGCCGTGTGCGGCGCCGCGCTCGCGGGCGCCTGCCTGACCATCGCCAGTTACGCGCGGCCCCGCTCGGTGGTCACCGCCGCCATCGCGGCGGGCCTGGCCGAACTCGTGCTGATCGGTCTCGGCAGCAACGGTTTCGGGCAGGTGGTCGCCACCGGCACCGGCGCGGTCGGGGTCGGCCTGCTCGCCACCCTGATCTCGATCCGGCGACAGGCGCCGGCGCTGGTCACCGCCACCGCGGGCATCACGCCGATGCTGCCGGGCATGGCGGTGTTCCGCGCGGTGTTCTACTTCGCCGTCGAGCGGGATTTCGCCGCCGGGATGGCGCAGGCTCTGGCCGCGGCGGCGACCGCGCTCGCGATCGGCGCGGGTGTGGTGATGGGTGAGTTGATCGGCTCGCCGCTGCGCTACCGGGCCGGCCGGCTCGGCGATTTCCTCCGGGTCGAGGGTCCGCCCGGCCTGCGCCGCGCGGTGGGCAATGTGGTCGCGCTGCGGCCGGCTGCGGCCGCTCAGCCGGCCCGGGCCACTCACCAGCGCTCGTGGAGCGTCGCGCTCGAACCGGCGTCGTCCGAGTCGGCGTCGTCCGAGTTGGAGGCGGACGAGTCCGGCGGCTCGGCGGGTGCCGACGACGGCGAGTCCGCCGAACGGTAA
- a CDS encoding MFS transporter, with product MDSGESRPATADKEPPPGVIKKAITASAIGNATEWFDYGIYAYGVTYISAAIFPGDAASATLLALMTFAVSFLVRPLGGFVWGPLGDRLGRKRVLAITIVLMAGATFCAGLVPTYATIGMWAPFLLVLLRMIQGFSTGGEYGGAATFMAEYAPSRRRGMLGSFLEFGTLSGFSLGALLMLGCSLVLGDDQMHAWGWRLPFLVAAPLGLVGVYLRSRLEDTPVFRELERKGRTEEETATQFRELIARYWRPILQLGGMVVALNVVNYTLLTYMPTYLETQIGLSADQSLVVPIIGMLSMMVFVPFAGLLSDRVGRKPLWWFSLIGLFVAGIPMFLLMGTNLAGALIGFAVLGLLYVPQLATISATFPAMFPTHVRYAGFAIAYNVSTSLFGGTAPAVNDWLTTSTGDVLFPAYYMMGACVIGAIALWKVPETARCPIDGTVTPGTDAAPDPVPFEKNPA from the coding sequence GTGGACTCCGGAGAATCCCGACCAGCAACCGCCGACAAGGAGCCGCCGCCGGGGGTGATCAAGAAGGCCATCACGGCCTCGGCCATCGGCAATGCGACCGAGTGGTTTGACTACGGCATCTACGCGTACGGCGTCACCTACATCTCGGCGGCCATCTTCCCCGGTGACGCCGCGAGCGCGACGCTGCTGGCGCTCATGACGTTCGCCGTCTCGTTCCTGGTGCGGCCGCTCGGCGGGTTCGTGTGGGGCCCGCTGGGCGACCGGCTCGGGCGCAAACGGGTGCTGGCGATCACGATCGTGCTGATGGCCGGCGCCACGTTCTGCGCCGGTCTGGTTCCGACCTACGCGACGATCGGGATGTGGGCGCCGTTCCTGCTGGTGCTGCTCCGGATGATCCAGGGCTTCTCGACCGGCGGCGAGTACGGCGGCGCGGCGACGTTCATGGCCGAGTACGCCCCCAGCCGTCGCCGCGGCATGCTCGGCAGCTTCCTCGAGTTCGGCACCCTGAGCGGGTTCTCGCTCGGGGCGCTGCTGATGCTCGGCTGCTCGCTGGTCCTCGGCGACGACCAGATGCACGCGTGGGGCTGGCGGCTGCCGTTCCTGGTGGCCGCGCCGCTCGGCCTGGTCGGCGTCTATCTGCGGTCGCGCCTCGAGGACACCCCCGTGTTCCGGGAGCTGGAACGCAAAGGCCGGACCGAGGAGGAGACCGCGACCCAGTTCCGCGAGCTGATCGCGCGGTACTGGCGACCGATCCTGCAGCTCGGCGGCATGGTCGTCGCGTTGAACGTCGTGAACTACACCCTGCTGACCTACATGCCCACCTACCTGGAAACCCAGATCGGACTGTCCGCCGACCAATCGCTGGTCGTCCCGATCATCGGCATGTTGTCGATGATGGTCTTCGTGCCGTTCGCCGGCCTGCTGAGCGATCGGGTGGGGCGCAAGCCCCTGTGGTGGTTCTCGCTGATCGGTCTCTTCGTGGCGGGCATCCCGATGTTCCTGCTGATGGGCACCAATCTGGCGGGTGCGCTGATCGGCTTCGCCGTGCTCGGGTTGCTCTACGTGCCGCAGCTCGCCACGATCTCGGCGACCTTCCCCGCGATGTTCCCCACCCACGTCCGCTACGCCGGTTTCGCGATCGCCTACAACGTATCGACGTCACTGTTCGGCGGCACCGCCCCGGCGGTCAACGACTGGCTGACCACCAGCACGGGCGATGTGCTGTTCCCGGCGTACTACATGATGGGCGCGTGCGTCATCGGCGCGATCGCGCTGTGGAAGGTGCCCGAGACCGCGCGCTGCCCCATCGACGGCACCGTCACACCGGGCACCGACGCAGCGCCGGACCCCGTCCCGTTCGAGAAGAACCCGGCCTGA
- a CDS encoding ammonium transporter gives MNHIDPAATAWLLVSTALVLLMTPGLAIFYGGMVRTTGVLNMIMMSFIAIPLVTVSWLLVGYSLAFSGTGADGVLGGLSHLGMSGIAPSTAHGQVPELLFATFQLTFAIITAALVSGAIADRAKFAAWVVFVPIWAVVVYAVVAHWVWAPGGWLFRFGVLDYAGGLVVEIVSGASALALALVLGPRIGFKKEAMRPHNLPFVLLGVGLLWFGWFGFNAGSALAANGTAAAIFLNTLVAGCLGMLGWLTVEQVRDGKPTTFGAASGVVAGLVAITPSCGTVNTLGAAVVGLMAGIVCSFAIGLKFRFSYDDSLDVVGVHFVGGVVGVLLIGLLATDVMTGGPRGLFYGGGLTQFGKQTLAVAVVAGYAFAVSFLLAKLIDRVMGFRISAEDETSGVDFSQHAETAYAEGVHGHAAPRKPGPFGAPGVPGQRPERTPDGPAERPH, from the coding sequence GTGAACCACATCGACCCCGCCGCCACCGCGTGGCTGTTGGTCAGTACCGCGCTGGTGCTGCTGATGACACCGGGACTCGCCATCTTCTACGGCGGCATGGTGCGCACGACCGGCGTGCTCAACATGATCATGATGAGCTTCATCGCCATCCCGCTGGTGACGGTCTCCTGGCTGCTGGTCGGCTACAGCCTCGCGTTCTCCGGCACCGGCGCCGACGGTGTCCTCGGCGGGCTGTCGCACCTGGGGATGAGTGGGATCGCGCCGAGCACGGCCCACGGCCAGGTTCCCGAGTTGCTGTTCGCCACGTTTCAGCTGACATTCGCGATCATCACGGCGGCGCTGGTCAGTGGCGCGATCGCCGACCGCGCGAAATTCGCCGCCTGGGTGGTGTTCGTCCCGATCTGGGCAGTCGTCGTGTATGCCGTTGTCGCGCACTGGGTCTGGGCGCCCGGCGGGTGGCTGTTCCGGTTCGGCGTGCTGGACTACGCGGGCGGCCTGGTGGTCGAGATCGTCTCGGGTGCGTCCGCGCTGGCGCTGGCGCTGGTGCTGGGACCGCGCATCGGATTCAAGAAGGAGGCGATGCGGCCCCACAACCTGCCGTTCGTGCTCCTCGGCGTCGGACTGCTGTGGTTCGGGTGGTTCGGCTTCAACGCCGGATCGGCGTTGGCCGCCAACGGAACCGCTGCGGCCATCTTCCTCAATACGCTGGTGGCCGGTTGTCTGGGGATGCTGGGCTGGCTCACGGTCGAACAGGTGCGAGACGGCAAACCGACCACCTTCGGTGCGGCGTCCGGGGTGGTCGCCGGGCTGGTCGCGATCACCCCGTCGTGCGGCACCGTGAACACACTCGGCGCCGCGGTGGTCGGCCTGATGGCCGGTATCGTGTGCTCGTTCGCGATCGGCCTCAAATTCCGCTTCAGCTACGACGATTCGCTCGACGTGGTGGGAGTGCACTTCGTCGGCGGCGTGGTCGGCGTGTTGCTGATCGGCCTGCTGGCCACCGACGTGATGACCGGCGGGCCGCGGGGCCTGTTCTACGGAGGAGGGCTGACCCAGTTCGGTAAGCAGACGCTGGCCGTCGCGGTGGTCGCGGGGTACGCGTTCGCGGTGTCCTTCCTGCTGGCCAAGCTGATCGACCGCGTGATGGGTTTCCGGATCAGCGCGGAGGACGAGACCTCCGGCGTCGACTTCTCCCAGCATGCCGAAACCGCCTACGCCGAAGGGGTTCACGGTCACGCCGCGCCGCGCAAGCCCGGGCCCTTCGGCGCGCCCGGCGTGCCGGGGCAGCGACCCGAGCGCACCCCGGACGGACCGGCCGAGCGCCCTCACTAG
- a CDS encoding phenolic acid decarboxylase encodes MTSVTSPVPDQDLSGIAGHRFIYTYANGWQYEMYVKNDTTIDYRIHSGHVGGRWVKDQTVDLVQLDDDVFKVSWTEPTGTSVSVNVLPGKRRLHGTIFFPEWVRTHGERTVCFQNDHLDEMRAYRDEGPTYPIYVVPEFAYITLFEHVGVDDDTVIDRAPQDLPEGWADRTG; translated from the coding sequence ATGACCAGCGTCACCAGTCCCGTCCCCGATCAGGATCTGTCCGGGATCGCCGGGCACCGATTCATCTACACCTACGCCAACGGCTGGCAGTACGAGATGTACGTCAAGAACGACACGACCATCGACTACCGCATCCACTCCGGCCATGTCGGCGGCCGCTGGGTCAAAGACCAGACCGTCGACCTCGTCCAGCTCGACGACGACGTCTTCAAGGTCTCGTGGACCGAGCCGACCGGCACCTCGGTCAGCGTCAACGTGCTGCCCGGCAAGCGGCGGCTGCACGGCACCATCTTCTTTCCCGAGTGGGTCCGCACGCACGGCGAGAGGACCGTGTGTTTCCAGAACGACCATCTCGACGAGATGCGCGCCTATCGGGACGAGGGCCCGACGTACCCGATCTACGTCGTGCCCGAGTTCGCCTACATCACGCTGTTCGAGCACGTGGGCGTCGACGACGACACCGTCATCGACAGGGCGCCGCAGGACCTGCCCGAAGGCTGGGCCGACCGGACCGGCTGA
- a CDS encoding STAS domain-containing protein → MRTASVNIKWTYPPPVVSSDEQERCGNATFAVRRCSPTRTAVAVVGEIDAINGRGLGRYVERHTRASRQLVLDLRAVDFFGSQGFTALYFISVQCARSDVDWVIVGGPPVQRLLAICDPEGELPFAPDLGSALSRLDRLAQCGLHVVWSGRCGWRTR, encoded by the coding sequence GTGAGGACGGCCTCCGTCAATATCAAATGGACTTACCCTCCGCCCGTCGTCTCGAGCGACGAGCAGGAGCGGTGCGGCAACGCCACGTTCGCCGTCCGCCGGTGCTCGCCGACCCGGACTGCGGTCGCCGTCGTCGGGGAGATCGACGCGATCAACGGCCGCGGCCTGGGCCGCTACGTCGAACGGCACACCCGGGCGTCCCGCCAACTGGTTCTCGACCTCCGGGCCGTCGACTTCTTCGGCAGTCAGGGTTTCACGGCGCTGTACTTCATCAGCGTGCAGTGCGCTCGAAGCGACGTGGACTGGGTGATCGTGGGCGGTCCGCCGGTGCAACGCCTGCTCGCGATCTGCGATCCGGAGGGCGAGCTGCCCTTCGCGCCCGACCTCGGCTCCGCGCTGTCGCGACTCGATCGTCTGGCGCAGTGCGGGCTGCACGTGGTCTGGTCCGGCAGGTGCGGGTGGCGCACCCGGTAG
- a CDS encoding class I SAM-dependent methyltransferase, with amino-acid sequence MTDAMNAEFDTVAEWTAEAARELGPDYYVPAGCRGSGSPAALDWLIDELELTAGESLLDSGGGVGGPAAYAAQAVGVTPVLVEPEAGACRAARRLFDFPVVRALGSALPIADAAVDAAWSLGVLCTTPDQLGLLTELRRTVRAPGRIALLVFAAREPVPADEQPEGNNFPTIGGLEALVQDAGLRVRAWRSTADLPAIPDEWTRRIDAVTDAMEQRHGSSQTWRLAQHQSEQIGDLLAAGKVTGEMLILAHA; translated from the coding sequence ATGACCGACGCGATGAACGCCGAGTTCGACACCGTCGCCGAGTGGACCGCAGAGGCGGCGCGCGAACTCGGTCCCGACTATTACGTGCCCGCGGGCTGCCGGGGGAGCGGGAGCCCGGCCGCGCTGGACTGGCTGATCGACGAACTGGAGCTGACGGCCGGGGAGTCGCTGCTCGACAGCGGTGGCGGCGTCGGCGGGCCCGCGGCCTACGCGGCGCAGGCGGTGGGTGTGACCCCGGTGCTCGTGGAGCCGGAGGCCGGGGCCTGCCGGGCGGCGCGGAGGCTGTTCGACTTCCCGGTGGTGCGGGCGCTCGGCTCGGCGTTGCCGATCGCCGACGCCGCCGTCGACGCCGCATGGTCGCTCGGTGTGCTCTGCACGACGCCGGACCAGCTCGGACTACTCACCGAACTGCGACGAACGGTGCGCGCCCCGGGACGCATCGCGCTGCTGGTGTTCGCCGCCCGTGAGCCGGTGCCGGCCGATGAACAACCCGAAGGCAACAACTTTCCCACGATCGGCGGCCTCGAAGCGCTGGTGCAGGATGCCGGGTTGCGTGTGCGGGCGTGGCGCAGCACCGCCGACCTGCCGGCGATTCCCGACGAGTGGACCCGCCGCATCGACGCCGTCACCGATGCCATGGAGCAACGCCACGGCAGCTCGCAGACCTGGCGACTGGCGCAACATCAGAGCGAGCAGATCGGTGACCTGCTGGCGGCCGGGAAGGTCACCGGCGAGATGCTGATCCTCGCGCACGCCTGA
- a CDS encoding methylenetetrahydrofolate reductase, with translation MDLDCPKRMHYGPCGGVRPDGQCEMRAGECVFPDVVPWSGPQPTPSPPSAPRVLTDFSCTPFDESDVAATAGILAGSADAVLVGEHQNRPDFPPTLMGRLLLEAGVTPWITLSCRDRNRVVLEQELRGLGSLGVRTVLCVTGDGRGYDVRPDVTQTFDLDGPRLVSLASSVGMVAAVPETPTAPPVAARPLRLVEKQRAGASLAVLNHVPFAGMVADFMSRARAAGLSIPVVAAVAVFTDNVSAAVLQGLPGLTLDPEVVGEVLGAPDPVAAGIEAAVAEARALLSIEGVHGVNLSGSASASGTRIGAEIKAEVGRRIKTELRA, from the coding sequence GTGGATCTCGACTGCCCCAAGCGGATGCACTACGGGCCGTGCGGAGGAGTGCGTCCCGACGGTCAGTGCGAGATGCGTGCCGGTGAGTGCGTCTTCCCCGATGTCGTCCCGTGGTCGGGCCCTCAGCCGACGCCCTCGCCGCCGAGTGCGCCGCGGGTGCTGACCGACTTCAGCTGCACCCCCTTCGACGAGAGCGACGTCGCCGCCACTGCCGGCATCCTCGCCGGGTCGGCGGACGCCGTCCTCGTGGGTGAGCACCAGAACCGGCCGGACTTCCCCCCGACGCTGATGGGCCGGCTGCTGCTCGAGGCCGGGGTGACGCCGTGGATCACCCTCTCGTGCCGCGACCGCAACCGGGTGGTTCTCGAGCAGGAGCTGCGCGGTCTCGGCAGTCTGGGGGTGCGCACGGTGTTGTGCGTCACCGGCGACGGCCGCGGCTACGACGTCCGCCCGGATGTCACCCAGACGTTCGACCTCGACGGGCCGCGCCTGGTGTCGCTGGCGTCCTCGGTCGGCATGGTCGCGGCCGTCCCCGAGACACCGACGGCGCCGCCGGTGGCCGCGCGTCCGCTGCGGCTGGTGGAAAAGCAGCGGGCCGGAGCCAGTCTGGCGGTGCTCAACCACGTCCCCTTTGCGGGCATGGTGGCGGACTTCATGTCCCGCGCCCGCGCCGCCGGATTGTCCATTCCGGTGGTCGCGGCGGTGGCGGTGTTCACCGACAACGTCTCGGCGGCCGTCCTGCAGGGGTTACCGGGCCTCACGCTGGACCCGGAGGTGGTCGGGGAAGTGCTGGGCGCCCCGGACCCGGTCGCCGCGGGAATCGAGGCCGCCGTCGCCGAGGCGCGCGCGCTGCTGTCGATCGAAGGAGTGCACGGAGTGAACCTGTCCGGCTCGGCGTCGGCCTCGGGCACGCGCATCGGCGCGGAGATCAAGGCTGAAGTCGGCCGGCGTATCAAGACGGAGCTGAGGGCATGA